The Deltaproteobacteria bacterium genome contains a region encoding:
- a CDS encoding DegT/DnrJ/EryC1/StrS family aminotransferase, giving the protein MKKIEFYQHNITSKDIKRASDVLKSIFLTTGDEVYEFEKKFSSYLSINNTIGLTSCTAALHLALLAWDIGTGDEVITTPLSFCATSNSVIHAGAKPVFVDVEEDTGNINAELIEDAITERTKAIMPVHLYGQMCDMKSISQIADKYNLVVIEDAAHCIEGSRNDIRVGQLGDAACFSFYATKNITSGEGGAISTNNNEKSDLLKMMRTHGIDKSAADRYTKKYRHWDMPVLGWKYNMDNIHASLLIGQLQKIDELHEKREQLWSYYVDRLSSVKGIRLLKDMPDSVHARHLFTALVAPDRRDSILWQIQDNGIGVAVNYRAIHLLEYYRRTYGYKEGDFPVAEDIGNRTISLPLYPKLSRKNIKFIAQTFAAIL; this is encoded by the coding sequence ATGAAAAAAATAGAGTTTTACCAGCACAATATAACCTCAAAAGATATAAAAAGGGCATCCGATGTCCTAAAATCCATCTTCCTTACCACAGGAGATGAGGTTTATGAGTTTGAAAAAAAGTTTTCCTCATATCTTTCAATAAACAATACGATTGGATTAACAAGCTGTACCGCTGCGCTTCATCTTGCCCTCCTCGCGTGGGATATAGGCACTGGCGATGAGGTAATCACTACACCTTTAAGTTTCTGTGCAACATCAAATTCGGTGATTCATGCAGGCGCAAAACCCGTCTTTGTTGATGTGGAGGAAGACACTGGAAATATCAATGCCGAATTAATAGAGGATGCAATTACTGAAAGGACAAAGGCAATAATGCCTGTCCATCTGTACGGACAGATGTGTGACATGAAAAGTATAAGTCAAATAGCCGATAAGTACAACCTTGTTGTTATAGAGGACGCAGCACATTGTATTGAAGGAAGTCGTAATGATATAAGAGTAGGGCAACTTGGTGATGCCGCTTGCTTTAGTTTCTATGCAACCAAGAATATTACATCAGGAGAAGGGGGAGCAATTTCAACAAATAACAACGAGAAATCCGATTTGCTGAAGATGATGCGGACACATGGCATTGACAAATCAGCTGCTGACAGATATACAAAAAAATACAGACACTGGGATATGCCCGTGCTTGGCTGGAAATACAATATGGACAACATACATGCGTCTTTGCTTATCGGACAGTTGCAAAAAATAGACGAGCTTCATGAAAAAAGAGAGCAATTGTGGTCGTACTATGTTGACAGACTTTCGTCTGTCAAGGGGATAAGACTACTTAAAGATATGCCTGATTCTGTACATGCAAGGCACTTGTTTACAGCGCTCGTTGCCCCTGACAGGAGAGATTCCATATTGTGGCAGATACAGGACAACGGTATAGGGGTTGCTGTAAATTACCGTGCGATCCATCTTTTAGAATACTATCGCCGGACCTATGGCTATAAAGAGGGTGATTTCCCTGTAGCCGAGGATATTGGAAACAGAACAATATCTCTCCCACTCTATCCAAAATTAAGCAGAAAGAATATAAAATTTATCGCTCAGACCTTTGCAGCGATTTTATGA
- a CDS encoding glycosyltransferase family 4 protein gives MGKTIKTLVLLTKRQPPSSRVRFTACHDEFLKHGIETEFIPIPSGAIERLRLFLKTRKYDTVIIQKKTSFKGIELTLMRHLNPNIIFDFDDAVMFHELEHDRPLTGKDIIKFLRTIKYCRAVVAGNRFLAEFATPNCPNVFVLPTPIDTKKYSLKDYSGEKDKVVIGWIGVSGNLKYLKALEPALREICKRHPHVVLKIISNEALQMDGVNVECKKWQIEDEIGDLKSLDIGIMPLDDSLWARGKCGYKILQYMGAGVPVVASPVGINAEFIRHGENGFLATNIEEWERCLEQIIENPELRIQMGLKGRATVEEKYSVKRYAKEYSDIMKSLHGLKK, from the coding sequence ATGGGAAAGACAATAAAAACATTGGTTCTCCTCACAAAAAGGCAGCCCCCTTCAAGCAGGGTGAGGTTTACTGCCTGCCATGATGAATTTCTAAAACACGGCATAGAGACCGAATTCATCCCCATCCCGTCAGGGGCAATTGAAAGATTAAGGTTATTTCTAAAGACACGGAAATACGACACAGTTATTATCCAGAAAAAGACCTCATTCAAGGGGATTGAACTGACTTTAATGAGACACCTCAATCCAAACATAATATTTGATTTTGACGATGCGGTTATGTTTCACGAACTTGAGCATGACAGACCGCTGACAGGCAAGGATATAATAAAGTTTTTGAGGACAATCAAATACTGCAGGGCAGTGGTCGCAGGAAACAGGTTTCTGGCAGAGTTTGCGACACCGAACTGTCCCAATGTTTTTGTCCTTCCTACACCCATAGACACAAAGAAATACAGCCTAAAGGACTACTCAGGAGAAAAGGACAAGGTAGTAATCGGATGGATAGGGGTATCCGGCAACCTCAAATACCTGAAAGCCCTTGAGCCTGCATTAAGAGAGATTTGCAAGAGGCATCCTCATGTTGTCTTGAAGATTATCTCCAATGAAGCCCTTCAGATGGACGGGGTTAATGTGGAATGCAAAAAATGGCAGATTGAAGATGAGATAGGGGATTTAAAAAGCCTTGATATAGGCATAATGCCCCTTGACGACTCCCTGTGGGCAAGGGGCAAATGCGGCTATAAGATACTGCAATACATGGGGGCAGGAGTGCCTGTTGTTGCCTCTCCAGTAGGCATAAATGCAGAGTTTATCCGACATGGTGAAAACGGTTTTCTGGCAACGAATATTGAAGAATGGGAAAGGTGTTTAGAGCAGATTATTGAAAATCCGGAGTTGCGGATACAGATGGGGCTAAAAGGGCGAGCAACGGTAGAAGAGAAATACAGCGTTAAGAGATACGCAAAGGAGTATTCTGATATAATGAAAAGTTTGCATGGACTAAAAAAATGA
- a CDS encoding glycosyltransferase family 4 protein, producing the protein MEIIYSAAARLGGVGIANVVNHAVNAIYRAGYLKKVIVYGNSQGAVPTSLIKNVWFQPTKVFSSLSSRYYYSMKRMWLDYNASRYIKGHGCHIFHGWTHECLRSAREAKKQGAITIVERGYCHPLYSKRVLDEEYERWGLKRHPEGRIILKKYDHWHREETAALEEFEEADYVFVPAQFAKDTFLEYGFPEQKIVIIPRAADMDYYRPSEKKKDIFRAVFVGMLNIRKGIPYLLEAWRQLNLMDAELMLVGSVHDEIKSFLQRYKGVKNIRITGFVKNPVELYNSASVFVFPTLDEGSAKVTYEAMACGLPVITTPNAGSLVTDGIDGYLVNIRDVEAMKEKILFLYNNPDAGKEMGRQARLNIEPYTWQRYEQNLIAKYEEIWERQ; encoded by the coding sequence ATGGAGATAATCTATTCAGCGGCAGCAAGACTTGGGGGTGTGGGCATTGCCAATGTAGTCAACCACGCAGTCAATGCTATTTACAGGGCAGGGTATCTTAAAAAGGTTATCGTCTATGGCAACAGTCAGGGTGCAGTCCCAACCTCCCTTATAAAGAATGTATGGTTTCAGCCCACAAAGGTTTTCTCCTCTCTCTCCTCAAGGTATTATTATTCCATGAAGAGGATGTGGCTTGATTATAATGCTTCAAGATATATAAAGGGACATGGCTGCCATATATTCCACGGCTGGACACATGAATGCCTGCGCTCTGCAAGAGAGGCTAAGAAACAGGGCGCAATTACAATTGTTGAAAGGGGCTACTGCCATCCCCTTTACAGCAAAAGGGTGTTAGATGAGGAATATGAACGATGGGGGCTGAAAAGGCACCCAGAGGGAAGGATTATCCTCAAAAAATACGACCATTGGCACAGGGAAGAGACAGCGGCGTTGGAGGAGTTTGAAGAGGCTGATTATGTCTTTGTCCCGGCACAATTTGCAAAGGATACATTCCTTGAATATGGATTTCCTGAACAGAAGATAGTGATAATACCACGGGCTGCTGATATGGACTATTACAGACCATCAGAAAAAAAGAAGGACATCTTCAGGGCGGTATTTGTCGGCATGCTGAACATAAGAAAGGGCATCCCCTATCTCCTTGAGGCATGGAGGCAACTCAACCTAATGGATGCTGAACTTATGCTTGTGGGATCGGTTCATGACGAGATAAAATCATTTCTCCAGAGGTATAAGGGGGTAAAGAATATAAGAATTACTGGTTTTGTGAAAAATCCTGTGGAACTTTATAACAGCGCCTCTGTCTTTGTCTTCCCCACCCTTGACGAGGGCAGCGCCAAGGTTACCTACGAGGCAATGGCATGCGGACTGCCTGTTATTACCACACCTAATGCTGGCTCTCTTGTAACAGACGGTATTGACGGCTATCTTGTCAACATAAGGGATGTGGAAGCGATGAAAGAGAAGATTTTATTTCTCTATAATAACCCTGATGCAGGCAAAGAGATGGGCAGACAGGCACGACTGAATATAGAGCCTTATACATGGCAGCGGTATGAACAGAACCTGATAGCCAAATACGAAGAGATATGGGAAAGACAATAA
- a CDS encoding NAD-dependent epimerase/dehydratase family protein produces MKALLLGGSGFIGHHLTEALQAKGIEPLVVDMMPPAIQNIPFTTVDLCSLTDDNQVFKGIDVVYHLAWTTIPKTSGDNPEYDAASNIPMSIRILNACIKNNVKKIVFISSGGTVYGIPKTVPVAEGHPTDPICSYGITKLCVEKYLMMYNHLHGLDYVVIRPSNPFGEYQNPFGEQGAISVFLGHLIKRMPINIWGDGSVVRDFLYIGDLADAMVRILDYRPAATDERIFNVGSGMGYSLNDILDIIHRVTNIRQEVIYTEARRVDVPLNILDISLIREKIGWFPQFDMEDAVERTWKWLKDNIR; encoded by the coding sequence ATGAAGGCGCTTTTATTGGGGGGAAGCGGTTTTATTGGTCATCATCTGACAGAGGCATTGCAGGCTAAAGGTATTGAGCCGCTTGTAGTGGACATGATGCCTCCTGCAATACAGAACATCCCGTTTACAACCGTTGACCTGTGCAGCCTCACCGATGACAATCAGGTGTTTAAGGGCATAGATGTGGTCTATCACCTTGCATGGACTACTATCCCAAAGACATCCGGAGACAACCCGGAATATGATGCCGCATCAAATATCCCCATGAGCATCAGGATACTCAATGCCTGTATAAAAAATAATGTGAAAAAGATTGTCTTTATCTCCTCAGGTGGAACTGTTTACGGCATACCAAAAACAGTCCCGGTTGCGGAGGGACATCCCACAGACCCGATATGCTCATATGGTATAACAAAACTCTGTGTGGAGAAATACCTGATGATGTATAATCATCTGCACGGTCTGGATTATGTTGTCATCAGACCGTCCAATCCATTTGGGGAATACCAGAACCCCTTTGGAGAACAGGGGGCTATTAGCGTATTCCTCGGTCATTTAATCAAAAGAATGCCCATTAACATCTGGGGCGACGGCAGTGTAGTGAGGGATTTTCTCTACATTGGCGACCTTGCAGATGCAATGGTTAGAATTCTTGATTATCGTCCTGCTGCTACGGATGAGCGGATATTCAATGTGGGAAGCGGCATGGGATATTCTTTAAATGATATCCTAGACATTATCCACAGGGTTACAAATATACGGCAGGAGGTCATTTACACAGAGGCACGTAGGGTGGATGTGCCGTTAAATATCCTTGATATCTCACTTATCAGGGAAAAGATAGGGTGGTTTCCGCAGTTTGATATGGAAGATGCGGTGGAGCGAACATGGAAATGGCTGAAAGACAATATACGGTAG